The following coding sequences lie in one Spirosoma sp. KUDC1026 genomic window:
- a CDS encoding PQQ-dependent sugar dehydrogenase, with translation MKNNFFSAPGIWGVLLAGCLLACNKESVVDPQVPETTDEPTSSQIQGNVFEPALVPATDARIAQLKVPAGFTIAKFADQLGKPRQLAVSTSGNVYVTDRAAGTITLLRDTNADGKADSKQVVANIANVHGITIHAGRMYLVSINDVYTVAMNTDGTLGQPQRIISDLPDAGQHPNRTIAFGPDGLMYLTVGSTCNACAEPNPEHATILRANPDGTGRIIFAKGLRNTIGFGWHPQTKEMYGFDHGIDWLGDEQQPEEFNLIKQNAFYGWPYIFGDGMYNSHPRPTSDTTYAQYRALTTVPVLTYKAHAAPLAMIFYTGTMLPTDYQNDAFVTMRGSWNRTEPSGYNVIRVHFENGKPVRTEDFVTGFLIDNNRSQFGRPVGLIAHPDGSLLFTDDNNGVIYRVSYQR, from the coding sequence ATGAAAAACAATTTCTTTTCAGCGCCCGGTATTTGGGGCGTACTATTGGCTGGCTGCCTGCTGGCCTGCAACAAAGAGAGCGTTGTCGATCCGCAGGTGCCGGAAACGACTGACGAACCAACCTCCTCCCAGATTCAGGGAAACGTATTCGAGCCCGCGCTGGTACCCGCTACGGATGCCCGCATTGCACAGCTTAAAGTGCCAGCCGGTTTCACCATTGCCAAATTCGCGGATCAGTTAGGGAAGCCCCGGCAGCTGGCCGTCAGTACGTCCGGAAATGTGTATGTAACCGACCGGGCTGCTGGTACCATTACGCTGCTGCGTGATACTAACGCCGATGGAAAAGCCGATTCGAAACAGGTCGTTGCCAACATTGCCAACGTACACGGTATTACCATTCACGCGGGCCGGATGTATCTGGTGTCCATCAACGACGTGTACACGGTTGCCATGAATACCGATGGGACGCTGGGACAGCCCCAACGGATTATCAGCGATCTACCCGATGCGGGACAGCATCCAAACCGTACAATTGCCTTTGGTCCTGACGGGCTGATGTATCTGACGGTAGGCAGCACCTGTAATGCCTGCGCGGAGCCCAATCCGGAACACGCGACCATTCTGCGCGCCAACCCCGATGGGACAGGCCGGATTATTTTTGCCAAGGGATTACGGAACACGATCGGCTTCGGCTGGCACCCGCAGACAAAAGAAATGTACGGCTTTGACCACGGCATCGACTGGCTGGGCGATGAACAGCAGCCCGAGGAATTTAATCTGATTAAACAGAACGCATTTTATGGCTGGCCGTACATCTTTGGCGATGGAATGTATAACTCCCACCCACGGCCAACAAGCGATACGACATACGCCCAATACCGGGCGCTGACGACGGTGCCGGTGCTGACCTATAAAGCGCACGCGGCTCCACTGGCCATGATTTTCTACACGGGTACCATGCTGCCGACCGATTACCAGAACGATGCGTTCGTGACCATGCGGGGGTCCTGGAACCGCACCGAGCCATCGGGGTATAACGTCATCCGGGTGCATTTCGAGAATGGGAAACCAGTCCGCACGGAGGATTTCGTAACGGGATTCCTGATCGATAACAACCGCTCGCAGTTTGGTCGGCCGGTGGGTCTGATTGCCCATCCCGATGGCTCCCTGCTGTTCACGGATGATAATAACGGCGTTATTTACCGGGTAAGTTATCAGCGGTAA
- a CDS encoding efflux RND transporter permease subunit, whose protein sequence is MIDKIIAWSVRSPWTVGLMLLVLIAWGGYSLQHLPIDATPDVTNQQVDVITNSQNLSSLEIEKFISTPIELAMANIPGLIEARSVSKFGSSVVKLIFTDETDIYWARQQVFERLEQVKNDIPEGAGTPILGPVSTGLGEIYQYVIRPIDPKNPRYTLTEIRTLQDWSIRRQLLGMEGIADVSGYGGYSKEYQAKLKPERMRALGVTVDDLYAALSQGNGNTGGAYIEKENKAFTIRGVGLINTIDEVAQTVVRKNGNAPVLVRDVADVEMGHALRFGALSQNGKGEVVGGSILMMKGANGNEVIGRLKDRFKEIQKTLPDGLVIEPFVDRSRIVTAAIDTVAHNLIEGAIIVVVVILVLLGNWRASLLAASVIPLSMLFAFIWMGQLDIVGNIMSLGAIDFGLLVDPAIIVVESVVLFLAIAMSKRQNQHEHNEHEEGVSRKITYKERQDIVIDSVVDVKRSVLFGGMIILIVYFPILTLEGVEGKMFSPMAKTVGFAILGALILAITYVPMMSALIMRPPKSAHDHGFSEKLVQFFYKGLRPVLAAGLRAKFVVVGVAVGILVLGIIGFSRIGGEFIPKLQEGDMMIDMDLPTGTTLTESIRLSKIFQASLMKEFPDEIKGIVSKIGTSEVKVDPLPLESQELYISLSPKETWTKATKQEDLAVQVNDFMAQYPGPIYAITQPIESRVNDMMNGARTDVVAQLYGDNLDTLLVKMREIIGVVREVPGAVDVKASKVFGLPQLNIKYDRQRLAVHGIKVEQVNRAIQMAFGGATAGTIFEGDRRFDLTFRLAGDDRVRPDAIENLLVNDQNNNPIPLRELADITEDIGPSEITHVNMKRVVNIGFNVRERDLQSVVNDVIKAVDGQVKLPADYSITYGGQFENFSRAKDRLSIVLPISLLVIFGLLYLTFGNFRDSLLIYAVVPLSAVGGILSLMLRDMNFSISAGVGFIALFGISVLNGIILVSHFNALAEEGVADPNERVLRGLQERLRPVLMTSFVAALGFIPMALSTSVGAEVQKPLATVVIGGLLTATILTLIVLPVLYAMFSPKNVPAHPPVETETIA, encoded by the coding sequence ATGATTGATAAAATCATTGCATGGAGTGTGCGCAGTCCGTGGACCGTGGGACTGATGCTGCTCGTGCTTATAGCCTGGGGGGGCTATTCACTCCAACATTTACCAATCGATGCAACACCGGACGTAACCAACCAGCAGGTAGACGTCATCACCAACTCGCAGAATCTGTCATCGCTCGAAATCGAGAAATTTATTTCTACACCCATCGAGCTGGCTATGGCCAATATTCCCGGCCTGATCGAAGCCCGGTCGGTGTCGAAGTTCGGCTCGTCGGTGGTGAAGCTCATTTTTACGGACGAAACCGACATCTACTGGGCGCGTCAGCAGGTGTTTGAGCGATTGGAGCAGGTTAAAAACGATATTCCGGAAGGAGCCGGAACGCCGATTCTGGGACCCGTCTCGACGGGGCTTGGCGAGATTTATCAGTACGTTATCCGGCCGATTGACCCCAAAAATCCGCGCTACACGCTGACCGAAATTCGTACCCTGCAGGATTGGTCAATTCGTCGTCAACTGCTTGGTATGGAAGGGATTGCCGACGTGAGTGGATACGGCGGGTACAGTAAAGAATACCAGGCCAAACTGAAACCCGAGCGGATGCGGGCGCTGGGCGTAACGGTCGATGACCTGTACGCTGCCCTGTCGCAGGGGAATGGTAATACAGGCGGTGCCTATATCGAAAAGGAGAACAAAGCCTTTACCATTCGGGGCGTTGGTCTGATTAATACGATCGATGAGGTAGCCCAGACGGTAGTTCGTAAAAACGGCAATGCGCCCGTTCTGGTCCGCGACGTAGCCGATGTAGAAATGGGCCATGCCCTGCGCTTCGGGGCGCTGAGTCAGAACGGCAAAGGGGAGGTAGTAGGCGGATCTATCCTGATGATGAAAGGCGCCAACGGCAACGAGGTAATCGGCCGGCTGAAAGATCGGTTCAAGGAAATCCAGAAAACCCTGCCCGACGGCCTGGTGATCGAGCCATTCGTGGACCGATCGCGTATCGTGACGGCGGCTATCGACACCGTAGCGCACAACCTGATCGAAGGGGCTATTATTGTCGTAGTCGTGATTCTGGTGCTGCTGGGGAACTGGCGGGCCAGTCTGCTGGCGGCATCGGTGATTCCACTGTCCATGCTGTTCGCATTTATCTGGATGGGTCAACTGGACATCGTTGGGAACATCATGAGTCTGGGAGCTATCGACTTTGGGCTGCTGGTCGATCCGGCGATTATCGTCGTGGAATCGGTCGTCCTGTTTCTGGCCATAGCCATGAGCAAACGACAGAACCAGCACGAGCACAACGAGCACGAAGAAGGGGTGTCTAGAAAAATCACGTATAAAGAACGGCAGGACATCGTTATCGACTCGGTTGTCGACGTAAAACGGTCGGTGCTGTTTGGGGGCATGATTATCCTGATCGTGTATTTCCCGATTCTGACGCTGGAAGGGGTAGAAGGGAAAATGTTCTCGCCGATGGCTAAGACCGTTGGTTTCGCCATTCTGGGCGCGCTGATCCTGGCTATTACCTACGTACCGATGATGAGTGCCCTGATCATGCGCCCTCCCAAATCGGCCCACGATCATGGTTTCTCCGAAAAACTGGTTCAGTTCTTCTATAAGGGTTTACGGCCGGTGCTGGCGGCTGGCCTGCGGGCCAAGTTCGTTGTGGTTGGTGTGGCCGTTGGTATTCTGGTACTGGGGATTATCGGTTTCTCGCGCATCGGGGGTGAGTTCATTCCCAAGTTGCAGGAAGGCGACATGATGATTGACATGGACTTACCCACCGGCACTACGCTGACGGAATCAATTCGACTGAGTAAGATTTTCCAGGCGTCACTGATGAAAGAATTTCCGGACGAGATAAAGGGCATTGTGTCCAAAATCGGTACGTCGGAGGTGAAAGTCGATCCGCTGCCGCTGGAATCGCAGGAGCTGTATATCTCGCTGAGTCCTAAAGAAACCTGGACGAAGGCGACGAAGCAGGAAGATCTGGCCGTGCAGGTCAATGACTTCATGGCCCAGTATCCCGGTCCGATCTACGCGATCACGCAGCCCATCGAAAGCCGCGTTAACGACATGATGAACGGAGCCCGGACGGACGTAGTGGCGCAACTGTACGGCGATAACCTGGATACGCTGCTTGTAAAAATGCGGGAAATCATTGGCGTTGTGCGGGAAGTGCCCGGCGCAGTCGATGTGAAAGCCAGTAAAGTGTTCGGGTTGCCTCAGTTGAACATTAAGTACGACCGGCAGCGGCTGGCCGTACACGGTATCAAAGTGGAACAGGTGAACCGGGCCATTCAGATGGCATTTGGGGGAGCAACCGCCGGTACGATCTTCGAGGGTGACCGTCGGTTCGACCTGACGTTCCGGCTGGCGGGCGACGATCGCGTTCGCCCTGACGCCATTGAAAACCTGCTGGTTAACGACCAGAACAACAACCCGATTCCGCTGCGTGAACTCGCCGACATCACCGAAGATATTGGTCCTTCAGAGATTACCCACGTCAACATGAAACGGGTGGTGAACATTGGATTCAACGTGCGGGAGCGCGATCTGCAGTCCGTCGTGAATGACGTAATCAAAGCCGTTGATGGTCAGGTAAAACTGCCTGCTGACTACAGCATTACGTACGGTGGTCAGTTCGAGAACTTCAGCCGGGCCAAAGACCGATTGTCGATCGTGCTGCCGATCTCGCTGCTGGTCATTTTCGGTCTGTTATACCTGACGTTTGGTAATTTCCGCGACAGCCTGCTGATCTACGCCGTTGTGCCGCTGTCGGCGGTGGGCGGTATTCTGTCACTGATGCTGCGCGATATGAACTTCAGTATCTCGGCGGGGGTAGGCTTTATTGCGCTGTTCGGTATCTCGGTACTGAACGGGATTATTCTGGTCAGTCATTTCAACGCGCTGGCTGAAGAGGGCGTTGCCGATCCGAACGAACGGGTGTTACGTGGCCTGCAGGAACGACTGCGTCCTGTCTTGATGACCTCATTTGTAGCCGCACTGGGCTTCATTCCGATGGCGTTGTCAACCAGCGTCGGGGCCGAAGTACAAAAGCCGCTGGCAACGGTTGTGATTGGGGGGCTGCTAACGGCTACCATCCTGACACTGATCGTGCTGCCCGTGCTTTACGCCATGTTCTCCCCCAAAAACGTACCTGCCCACCCACCCGTTGAAACTGAAACCATTGCATGA
- a CDS encoding TolC family protein — MACLLLLAANSQAQTQSRRVVTLPEAIELATRENPQVKVARLRVDKQRALIPGALSLSGPELIFEAPTTTRFQPGILLPFSLPTVYKNQKKVQVQQVALSETERSTVTNTLRYNVRTIYNNLRYLRETINNYRQQDSLLLVFSQVTQVRLRVGQISRIDLLNAQAQQREVNYQLDQTRARVRSARIQLGLLIGVPNDTTLRVTGPFDRLGLTYSFLTTDSTFTRNPQTAFYQQNLKLNESALVLEKKRRLPNLIVGYLNQGYRDSPLLYRFRFGLSLPVWGWVAQSRIAAAETDVAIANSQITLNNYELQGDYDKAYADYLQYSEALDYYTTIGLLQADELIKAANDGYRLGSIGYYDVLLSLQQAFKTRLGYLEALRNFNQSVITLQYLKGE, encoded by the coding sequence ATGGCTTGTTTGCTGCTTCTGGCAGCAAACAGCCAGGCCCAGACCCAGTCGCGCCGGGTTGTTACGTTACCCGAAGCCATTGAACTGGCTACCCGCGAGAACCCCCAGGTGAAAGTGGCCCGGCTGCGGGTCGATAAACAGCGGGCCCTGATACCGGGCGCCCTGAGCCTGTCGGGTCCGGAACTGATTTTCGAAGCGCCCACCACGACCCGCTTTCAGCCGGGAATACTGTTGCCGTTTTCGCTGCCTACCGTTTACAAAAACCAGAAAAAGGTGCAGGTACAGCAGGTAGCGCTGAGCGAAACCGAACGGAGTACCGTAACGAATACCCTGCGTTACAACGTTCGGACGATCTATAATAACCTGCGTTACCTGCGCGAAACCATCAACAACTACCGTCAGCAGGACAGTCTGCTGCTGGTGTTTTCGCAGGTAACGCAGGTTCGTCTGCGCGTTGGCCAGATTTCCCGCATTGACCTGCTGAACGCGCAGGCGCAGCAGCGCGAAGTAAACTACCAGCTCGACCAGACCCGCGCGAGGGTACGAAGCGCCCGAATTCAGCTGGGGCTGCTGATTGGCGTCCCCAACGACACTACGTTGCGGGTAACGGGACCGTTTGATCGGCTGGGATTGACCTACTCGTTCCTGACCACCGATTCGACGTTCACACGGAACCCGCAGACGGCCTTCTACCAGCAGAACCTGAAGTTGAACGAGTCGGCTCTGGTGCTGGAAAAGAAACGGCGACTGCCCAATCTGATCGTTGGTTACCTGAACCAGGGGTATCGGGATTCTCCGCTGCTGTACCGGTTCCGGTTTGGATTGTCGCTGCCGGTCTGGGGCTGGGTGGCTCAGTCACGCATTGCCGCTGCCGAAACGGATGTGGCCATTGCCAACAGTCAGATTACCCTGAACAACTATGAGCTGCAGGGAGATTATGACAAAGCGTATGCCGATTATCTGCAGTATTCGGAAGCGCTGGATTATTACACGACCATTGGACTGTTACAGGCCGATGAACTTATCAAGGCGGCCAACGATGGCTACCGGCTCGGCAGTATCGGCTATTACGACGTACTGCTGAGTCTGCAGCAGGCCTTCAAAACCCGGCTGGGCTACCTGGAAGCCCTCCGCAACTTCAACCAATCGGTCATAACCCTACAATATCTGAAAGGAGAATAA
- a CDS encoding efflux RND transporter periplasmic adaptor subunit gives MSRHNLAGTFLVIALLAALGGCQGSAEDKEKEGAAKTAPAKRDINSLKLTKNQLNTVGVDLVSLESRVLEPIIYANGVITLLPDSKAEVSSHISGKIEQIYVREGQGVRKGQALVKLSSFQLLELQNDYAAAASDAEYLQAEFKRQDELRKSNIGVLADYQAIDAKLKAAIARRTVLRSKLNLLGVKAGLALQGHPTNIVIIHAPINGFVYKFHENIGATIQPETLLAEVIDASRVQADVFVYEKDANYVREGQAVELSFVNHTLAPVKGTVKYISRSIDNENGAITLHVVFDRPKNSPMLLADMTVQARLVGSGKRKSTNTLPRTAILDDGTDKYVFATSEGKGDTMTFRRVKVELLSQGEKFVEVRPVDNLTSAMKIANNNVLAIEAERKKNE, from the coding sequence ATGAGTCGACATAACCTAGCGGGTACATTTTTAGTGATTGCATTGCTGGCTGCCCTGGGCGGGTGCCAGGGTTCGGCAGAAGATAAAGAAAAGGAAGGAGCGGCTAAGACGGCCCCGGCCAAACGGGATATCAATAGCCTGAAGCTGACCAAAAATCAGTTAAATACTGTTGGAGTTGATCTGGTCAGTCTGGAATCGCGGGTACTGGAGCCCATTATCTATGCCAACGGGGTCATTACGTTGCTGCCCGACAGCAAGGCCGAAGTAAGCAGCCACATCAGCGGCAAGATCGAACAGATCTACGTGCGTGAAGGGCAGGGGGTTCGGAAAGGGCAGGCACTGGTGAAACTGTCCAGCTTCCAGCTGCTGGAACTGCAGAACGATTACGCAGCGGCCGCCAGCGATGCCGAATACCTGCAGGCGGAATTCAAGCGGCAGGACGAACTACGGAAAAGCAACATCGGCGTCCTGGCCGATTATCAGGCGATCGATGCCAAACTGAAAGCGGCCATCGCCCGCCGGACAGTGCTGAGGAGTAAGCTGAACCTGCTGGGCGTGAAAGCCGGGCTGGCCCTGCAAGGGCACCCGACCAACATCGTCATCATTCACGCGCCCATCAACGGCTTTGTGTACAAGTTCCACGAGAATATCGGCGCGACCATCCAGCCCGAAACGCTGCTGGCCGAAGTGATCGACGCCAGCCGGGTACAGGCCGATGTGTTCGTGTACGAAAAAGATGCCAACTACGTTCGCGAAGGGCAGGCCGTGGAGCTGAGTTTTGTAAACCACACACTGGCCCCCGTTAAGGGAACGGTGAAATACATCTCGCGCTCGATCGACAACGAAAACGGGGCCATTACCCTGCACGTCGTTTTCGACCGGCCGAAAAACAGTCCAATGCTGCTGGCCGATATGACGGTTCAGGCCCGGCTTGTGGGTTCTGGCAAGCGAAAGAGTACGAATACCCTGCCGCGTACGGCCATTCTGGACGATGGAACGGACAAATACGTCTTCGCGACCAGCGAAGGCAAAGGGGATACGATGACCTTCCGCCGGGTAAAAGTTGAGCTGCTGAGTCAGGGCGAGAAATTTGTGGAAGTACGGCCCGTAGACAACCTGACATCGGCCATGAAAATAGCCAACAATAACGTGCTGGCCATTGAAGCCGAGCGCAAGAAAAACGAGTAG
- a CDS encoding hemolysin family protein, translated as MLLNLLLTLLLVGLNGFFVAAEFAIVKVRSSQLELKAQAGNASAKLATNMVSNLDGYLAATQFGITLASLGLGWIGEPVVSQILIAGFELAGLSLRPELAHQIALPVAFALITVLHIVFGELAPKSLAIQRSETTTLLVAYPLQGFYVIFRPFIWLLNGVAGLVLKGFGIEASHGNEVHSPDELKFLVHQSQEEADTSNDNTQTDDLTIVEKAFDFSSRTVRQIMTPRTNIFGVDASKFNEDTLELILSENYSRILCYEDDLDHVLGIIHLRELLVWLRKNPSVDLHQLIRPALIVPETKRIRVLLRDFQQQRKHVAIVVNEYGGTEGLVTMEDILEELVGEIQDESDDERPMVEQVSDRTYAVLAGQSLDDMNPLLPHPVQKRGNYETLAGLLLDRFGRLPEVGEKTVIDEYEATILAKNGNSIERVELLDVSEED; from the coding sequence ATGCTCCTCAACCTGTTGCTGACCCTGTTGCTGGTCGGATTGAATGGTTTTTTTGTAGCGGCAGAATTTGCCATCGTTAAAGTACGCTCGTCTCAACTTGAACTAAAAGCCCAGGCCGGCAATGCATCCGCCAAACTGGCTACCAATATGGTATCGAATCTGGATGGGTATCTGGCGGCTACGCAGTTCGGTATTACGCTGGCCAGTCTGGGGCTGGGCTGGATTGGCGAACCCGTTGTTTCTCAGATCCTGATTGCTGGTTTTGAACTGGCGGGCTTATCACTGAGGCCCGAGCTGGCGCACCAGATTGCTCTGCCCGTCGCCTTTGCGCTCATTACCGTATTACACATCGTCTTTGGCGAGCTGGCCCCCAAATCGCTGGCCATCCAGCGTTCTGAAACCACAACCCTGCTGGTGGCCTACCCACTTCAGGGCTTCTACGTAATATTTCGCCCGTTTATCTGGCTGCTTAACGGCGTAGCCGGTCTGGTCCTGAAAGGTTTTGGTATCGAAGCCAGCCACGGCAATGAGGTCCACAGCCCCGACGAACTGAAATTTCTGGTGCATCAGAGCCAGGAGGAAGCCGACACCTCGAACGACAACACCCAGACGGACGATCTGACCATTGTTGAAAAAGCCTTTGATTTTTCGTCGCGTACCGTCCGGCAGATCATGACGCCCCGGACCAATATTTTTGGGGTTGACGCCAGCAAATTCAACGAAGACACGCTGGAACTGATCCTGTCCGAGAACTACTCCCGGATTCTATGCTACGAGGATGACCTCGACCACGTTCTGGGTATTATTCACCTGCGCGAACTGCTGGTGTGGCTGCGGAAAAACCCGTCGGTCGACCTGCACCAGCTTATCCGCCCCGCGCTGATCGTGCCCGAAACCAAACGCATCCGGGTGCTGCTGCGCGATTTCCAGCAGCAGCGGAAACACGTAGCCATCGTTGTCAACGAATACGGCGGCACCGAAGGACTGGTGACGATGGAAGATATTCTGGAAGAGCTTGTGGGCGAAATTCAGGATGAGTCGGATGATGAACGGCCTATGGTGGAGCAGGTCAGCGACCGTACCTACGCCGTACTAGCCGGGCAGTCGCTTGACGATATGAACCCGTTGCTGCCCCACCCGGTACAGAAGCGCGGCAACTACGAAACGCTAGCGGGGCTACTGCTGGACCGCTTTGGCCGCCTGCCCGAAGTCGGCGAAAAAACCGTCATCGACGAATACGAAGCGACGATTCTGGCAAAAAACGGGAACTCCATCGAGCGGGTCGAACTACTGGACGTATCGGAAGAAGACTAA
- the tkt gene encoding transketolase, producing the protein MADKSVNLDELSINTIRLLSVDQVQKANSGHPGLPLGAAPMAYVLWSRFLRFNPKDPHWPDRDRFVLSAGHGSALLYSLLHLYGYDLPLEELKNFRQFESKTPGHPESNLTPGVEVTTGPLGQGFANGVGMAMTEAFLAATYNQDDHKLVDHYTYSIVSDGDLMEGIASEAASLAGHLKLGKLIYLYDDNLISLDGPTNLAFTEDRMQRFDAYGWHTQTVEDGNDIDAIEAAIKAAQSETERPSIIAVRTIIGYGSPKEGTSKVHGSPLGEEDTKKVKEFFGFDPEKSFVIPDEVRDYLLQAGQKGADLQADWTKRFEAYKAAFPDKGSLFATSFEHKLPEGWDDDLPVFDANGDPLATRQASGKALEALKKTVPFLFGGSADLASSNDMPTKGDVSFQPGHYDHSNIWFGVREHAMGAALNGMAQHGGVHPYGGTFLNFSDYMRGAIRLTALAESAVTFVFTHDSIGLGEDGPTHQPVEQVVSLRTIPNIIVIRPADANETVEAWRVAMTQPKTPVLLILSRQKLPILDQKKYGSARKGVERGAYILNEAEGGKPELILIGTGSEVSLVMKAQEELQKQGIPTRVVSMPSWELFEKQDQAYHHEVLPPTVRKRLAVEAGSPIGWHKYVTDEGTTISMNRFGLSAPGEEVMAYFGFTVDNVVKVAHTILQEQPAGIEKKEVLS; encoded by the coding sequence ATGGCTGATAAGTCTGTCAATCTTGACGAGTTAAGTATCAATACCATCCGGTTATTATCTGTTGACCAGGTTCAGAAAGCTAATTCCGGTCACCCTGGCTTACCACTGGGTGCTGCGCCCATGGCCTACGTACTCTGGTCCCGTTTTCTCCGCTTTAATCCCAAAGATCCACATTGGCCCGATCGCGACCGGTTTGTCCTGTCGGCGGGTCATGGGTCGGCCCTACTGTATAGCCTGTTGCATCTCTACGGCTACGATCTGCCGCTGGAAGAGCTGAAGAACTTCCGGCAGTTCGAATCCAAAACGCCGGGTCACCCCGAATCTAACCTGACGCCGGGTGTTGAAGTAACGACCGGACCACTGGGGCAGGGGTTTGCCAACGGGGTGGGTATGGCTATGACCGAAGCGTTCTTGGCGGCTACCTATAACCAGGACGACCACAAACTGGTCGATCACTACACGTATTCGATCGTCAGTGACGGTGACCTGATGGAAGGGATTGCTTCCGAAGCGGCTTCCCTGGCGGGGCACCTCAAACTGGGTAAACTGATCTACCTATACGACGATAACCTGATCTCGCTCGACGGCCCGACGAATCTGGCCTTTACTGAAGACCGGATGCAGCGCTTCGATGCCTACGGCTGGCACACCCAAACGGTGGAGGATGGCAACGATATAGACGCCATTGAAGCGGCCATCAAAGCCGCCCAATCGGAAACCGAACGGCCGTCTATCATTGCAGTACGTACTATCATTGGCTACGGTAGCCCGAAAGAAGGTACCAGCAAAGTACATGGTAGCCCACTGGGCGAAGAAGACACCAAAAAGGTAAAAGAGTTTTTTGGGTTTGATCCCGAAAAATCGTTCGTTATTCCGGACGAAGTCAGGGATTATCTGCTGCAGGCCGGTCAGAAAGGGGCTGATTTGCAGGCCGACTGGACTAAACGATTTGAAGCATATAAGGCCGCTTTCCCAGATAAAGGAAGTCTGTTTGCCACCTCATTCGAGCATAAGCTACCCGAAGGATGGGATGACGACCTGCCCGTTTTCGACGCCAATGGCGACCCGCTGGCTACACGGCAGGCATCGGGCAAAGCACTCGAAGCGCTTAAAAAAACAGTACCGTTCCTGTTCGGCGGCTCTGCCGATCTGGCTTCGTCCAATGACATGCCGACTAAAGGTGATGTCAGCTTTCAGCCTGGTCATTACGACCACTCGAATATCTGGTTCGGCGTGCGTGAACACGCGATGGGCGCTGCCCTGAACGGCATGGCCCAGCACGGCGGGGTGCATCCGTACGGTGGTACGTTCCTGAACTTCTCCGATTACATGCGGGGCGCTATCCGACTTACGGCGCTGGCTGAATCGGCTGTTACGTTTGTGTTTACCCACGACAGCATCGGCCTGGGCGAAGATGGCCCAACGCACCAGCCCGTCGAGCAGGTGGTTTCGTTACGAACTATTCCAAATATTATCGTTATTCGTCCCGCCGATGCCAACGAAACCGTTGAAGCCTGGCGTGTAGCAATGACCCAACCGAAAACCCCCGTATTGTTGATATTGAGTCGGCAGAAATTGCCAATTCTGGATCAGAAAAAATACGGTTCAGCCCGAAAGGGTGTCGAGCGGGGGGCGTATATCCTGAACGAAGCCGAGGGGGGAAAACCTGAATTGATTCTGATCGGTACCGGTTCGGAGGTGTCGCTGGTGATGAAGGCGCAGGAAGAACTGCAGAAGCAGGGCATCCCGACGCGGGTGGTCAGCATGCCATCCTGGGAACTGTTCGAGAAACAGGACCAGGCGTATCATCATGAGGTACTACCCCCAACGGTCAGAAAGCGGCTGGCCGTTGAAGCGGGTTCACCGATCGGCTGGCATAAGTACGTCACCGACGAAGGAACGACTATCAGCATGAACCGCTTTGGTTTGTCGGCCCCCGGCGAGGAGGTTATGGCCTATTTCGGCTTTACTGTGGATAACGTCGTGAAGGTGGCGCACACGATTTTGCAGGAGCAGCCAGCCGGAATTGAAAAGAAAGAAGTACTCTCGTAA